A stretch of Fundicoccus culcitae DNA encodes these proteins:
- the polA gene encoding DNA polymerase I, which yields MSNNKIMLIDGSSLAFRAFFSIVNIDQFKNKAGLHTNALYSFNLMLNTVLEQFKPTHILVAFDKSETTFRNEKYSEYKGGRQKIPSEFREQMPYFRVLLDAYGIEHYEILNYEADDIIGTLASQADKDDEVIVISGDKDLIQLANANTTVYITRKGVSEIEPYTVETINDKYGLTPNQIIDLKGLMGDSSDNYPGVTRIGEKTGIKLLQQFGSIENMYDNLDEIKPSKMKDNIINDQENAFMSKDLATILTDAPIEISIEDIEYKGKDIEALAEFYRNMDFHSFLNNLQTEYSDQLTDEGEELELNQYDRLFIDDIKADYLPKQAVLYYETLEENYHFADLEAVTWLDIEQKKVYTTTADTAFKSELFKAWLASEEHRKITWDSKRDAVITSHFETVLNGIQFDTLIAAYLIDLNNTKDITDVLAVVGLPSIVKNDEAVYGKGVKRAIPEDKDVFEQHLFTKVIALEHLMPELKNRLESLEMMDLYTTIEFPLAKVLADMEIRGVKVNGDELSQMNVEMSERLKEMEEEIYDLAGEKFNINSPKQLGVILFEKLGLPVIKKTKTGYSTAADVLEKLAGKHPIINAILDYRQLAKLQGTYLEGLPPYIKEDGHIHTRFVQTLTQTGRLSSTDPNLQNIPIRMEEGRKIRKAFIPSQENWLMFGADYSQIELRVLAHISKDEHMQQAFIDGEDIHSSTARRVFDIPENEAVTSEHRRQAKAVNFGIVYGISDYGLSQNLNISRKQAKDFIDRYFEQYPGIKRYMEEIVEEAKETGYVSTLFNRRRYLPDIHSSNFNLRSFAERTAMNSPIQGTAADIIKIAMVTLQKAIDDEKLQAQLLLQVHDELILEAPAEEIERLNVLVPEIMENAVELSVPLKVDYNHGSNWYELK from the coding sequence ATGTCTAATAACAAGATAATGCTAATTGATGGAAGTAGTTTAGCTTTTCGAGCGTTTTTTTCCATTGTTAATATTGATCAATTTAAAAATAAGGCTGGTTTGCATACCAATGCGTTATATAGCTTTAATTTAATGTTAAATACCGTTCTAGAACAATTCAAACCGACTCATATCCTTGTGGCGTTTGATAAGAGTGAAACTACCTTTAGAAATGAAAAATATTCTGAATATAAAGGTGGACGCCAAAAAATACCTAGTGAATTTCGCGAGCAAATGCCATATTTTAGAGTGCTATTAGATGCTTATGGCATTGAACACTATGAGATTTTAAACTATGAAGCCGATGATATTATTGGAACTCTAGCTAGTCAGGCAGATAAAGATGACGAAGTCATTGTCATTTCGGGTGATAAAGATTTAATCCAATTAGCGAATGCTAATACAACAGTCTATATTACACGCAAAGGTGTCAGTGAGATAGAACCCTATACGGTTGAAACCATCAATGATAAATATGGATTGACGCCTAATCAAATTATTGATTTAAAAGGTTTGATGGGCGATAGCTCAGATAATTATCCAGGTGTCACCCGAATTGGTGAGAAAACAGGGATTAAATTACTACAACAATTTGGTAGTATTGAAAATATGTATGACAATCTTGATGAGATTAAACCATCAAAAATGAAAGACAATATCATTAATGATCAAGAAAATGCTTTTATGAGTAAAGATTTAGCTACCATTCTTACCGATGCACCCATTGAGATTTCAATTGAAGATATTGAATATAAAGGCAAAGATATTGAAGCCTTAGCAGAATTTTATCGTAATATGGATTTTCACTCATTTTTAAACAACTTACAAACGGAATATAGCGACCAACTGACAGACGAAGGAGAAGAATTAGAACTTAATCAATATGATCGATTGTTTATTGATGATATTAAAGCGGATTATTTACCCAAACAAGCTGTCTTATATTATGAAACACTAGAAGAAAATTATCATTTTGCTGATCTTGAAGCTGTAACATGGTTAGATATTGAGCAGAAAAAAGTATATACGACGACAGCTGATACAGCTTTTAAGAGTGAGCTTTTCAAAGCGTGGCTTGCATCTGAAGAACACCGTAAAATTACTTGGGATTCCAAACGCGATGCGGTTATTACATCACATTTCGAGACTGTATTAAACGGCATTCAATTTGATACTTTAATTGCAGCTTATTTGATTGACTTAAATAATACAAAAGATATCACCGATGTGTTAGCAGTTGTTGGATTACCTAGCATTGTAAAAAATGATGAGGCTGTATATGGTAAAGGTGTAAAACGAGCTATTCCAGAAGATAAAGACGTCTTTGAACAACATTTATTCACAAAAGTGATTGCTTTAGAACATTTAATGCCAGAACTTAAAAACCGTCTTGAATCCTTAGAAATGATGGATTTATACACAACCATTGAATTCCCCTTAGCCAAAGTCTTAGCTGATATGGAAATTCGCGGGGTAAAAGTTAATGGTGATGAGCTTTCACAAATGAATGTCGAAATGTCAGAACGCTTAAAAGAAATGGAAGAAGAAATTTATGACTTAGCGGGAGAAAAGTTTAATATTAATTCACCTAAGCAATTGGGTGTTATTTTATTTGAAAAATTAGGTCTCCCAGTTATAAAGAAAACTAAAACAGGCTATAGTACAGCCGCCGATGTCTTAGAAAAATTAGCTGGGAAACACCCTATTATTAATGCAATACTCGATTATCGTCAATTAGCAAAATTACAGGGGACGTATTTAGAGGGCTTACCACCTTATATTAAAGAAGATGGGCATATTCATACGCGTTTTGTTCAGACATTAACACAAACAGGGCGTTTAAGTAGCACGGATCCAAATTTACAAAATATTCCCATACGTATGGAAGAAGGGCGGAAAATACGCAAAGCGTTTATTCCATCTCAAGAGAATTGGTTAATGTTTGGGGCGGATTATTCCCAAATAGAGTTGCGTGTTTTAGCCCATATTTCGAAAGATGAACATATGCAACAGGCTTTCATTGATGGTGAAGATATCCATTCGTCAACCGCTAGAAGGGTGTTTGATATTCCTGAAAATGAAGCAGTGACTTCTGAACATCGACGCCAAGCAAAAGCCGTTAATTTTGGAATTGTGTATGGTATCAGTGATTATGGATTATCACAAAATCTTAATATTAGCCGTAAACAGGCAAAAGATTTCATCGATCGCTACTTTGAACAATATCCTGGAATTAAACGCTATATGGAAGAAATTGTAGAAGAGGCGAAGGAAACAGGTTATGTGAGTACGTTGTTTAATCGTCGTCGCTATTTACCCGATATCCATTCAAGTAATTTTAATTTAAGATCGTTTGCTGAAAGAACCGCTATGAATTCACCGATTCAAGGGACAGCGGCTGACATTATAAAAATTGCCATGGTTACACTTCAAAAAGCGATTGATGATGAAAAACTCCAAGCACAACTTTTGTTGCAAGTGCATGATGAATTGATTTTAGAGGCTCCAGCGGAAGAAATTGAACGCTTAAATGTTTTAGTACCAGAGATCATGGAAAATGCAGTAGAATTATCTGTCCCTTTGAAAGTGGATTATAATCATGGTAGTAACTGGTACGAATTGAAGTAG
- the mutM gene encoding DNA-formamidopyrimidine glycosylase: MPELPEVETIRQGLEPLIKGNTINGISVTWPRIIKTEQSINEWQRSLMGQSIESLSRRGKYLIFNLSNNKMLVSHLRMEGKFLFFEAENVPKVKDKHTHVRFTFNDYSELHYHDVRKFGRMELIHSGDIESYFTSKKLGPEPTSESFKIDLFSQQLATIKKAIKPALLDQHLVVGLGNIYVDEVLFQAGIHPATPAQSLNDAQIFQLHQAIIDIMNRAIIAGGSSIRTYRNAYGTEGEFQNFHQVYGKANQACPVCGTKIQKIQLSQRGTHFCPECQPRVSI, from the coding sequence ATGCCAGAATTACCAGAAGTTGAGACAATTCGCCAAGGCTTAGAACCGTTAATTAAAGGAAATACCATTAATGGAATTAGCGTCACCTGGCCAAGAATTATTAAGACAGAACAGTCAATTAATGAATGGCAAAGATCGTTGATGGGACAATCGATTGAAAGTCTTTCCAGACGAGGAAAATATTTGATCTTTAACCTTTCGAATAATAAAATGCTCGTCTCGCATCTTAGAATGGAAGGGAAATTTCTCTTTTTTGAAGCTGAAAATGTACCAAAAGTGAAAGACAAACATACCCATGTGCGTTTTACCTTTAATGATTATTCTGAACTTCATTATCATGATGTCCGTAAGTTTGGTAGAATGGAGTTAATCCATTCGGGCGATATAGAGTCGTATTTTACTTCAAAAAAACTAGGACCTGAGCCTACTAGTGAAAGCTTTAAAATTGACCTTTTTAGCCAACAATTGGCAACCATAAAAAAAGCTATTAAGCCGGCTTTGTTGGATCAGCATTTAGTCGTTGGACTAGGAAACATTTATGTGGATGAAGTTTTATTTCAAGCAGGTATTCATCCAGCGACACCTGCCCAATCGCTAAATGATGCTCAAATTTTTCAATTACATCAAGCCATTATTGATATAATGAATCGAGCGATTATAGCTGGTGGATCAAGTATTCGTACCTATCGTAATGCTTATGGTACGGAAGGCGAATTTCAAAACTTTCATCAAGTATATGGTAAAGCAAACCAAGCCTGTCCTGTCTGTGGGACAAAAATACAAAAAATCCAATTGAGTCAACGTGGAACGCATTTTTGTCCTGAGTGCCAACCGCGAGTATCGATATAG
- the coaE gene encoding dephospho-CoA kinase (Dephospho-CoA kinase (CoaE) performs the final step in coenzyme A biosynthesis.): MYVVALTGGIATGKSTVSNYLLKQGIPVIDTDLLSRKVVEPGEMGLKQVTQAFGPAILTLEGQLNRSKLGEIIFNNEEAKKQLNGILHPLIYDEVSRMLDQYRQAGQTLVFVDVPLLFEVNRDRYYDESWLVYLNADRQLERLMLRNNFSVEEAKARINSQLPIDEKVILADIVINNSGTREETYQQIDEQLRRIQGKI; encoded by the coding sequence ATGTATGTTGTTGCATTAACTGGGGGTATTGCTACGGGCAAATCAACAGTTTCTAATTATTTACTTAAACAAGGTATTCCTGTGATAGATACTGACTTACTGTCAAGGAAAGTTGTTGAACCTGGTGAAATGGGTTTGAAGCAAGTAACACAAGCGTTTGGACCTGCTATATTAACCCTAGAAGGACAATTAAATCGTAGCAAACTAGGTGAAATAATTTTTAATAATGAAGAAGCTAAAAAGCAATTAAATGGCATCTTACATCCACTAATATATGATGAAGTTAGCCGCATGTTGGATCAGTATAGACAAGCAGGTCAAACCTTAGTTTTTGTTGATGTTCCTTTATTGTTTGAAGTTAATCGTGATAGATATTATGATGAAAGTTGGTTAGTTTATTTAAACGCTGATCGACAATTAGAACGGTTAATGCTTAGAAATAATTTTTCAGTCGAAGAAGCTAAAGCACGGATTAATAGTCAGTTACCGATTGATGAAAAAGTAATATTAGCTGATATCGTTATTAATAATAGCGGAACTAGAGAAGAGACCTATCAACAAATTGACGAACAGTTAAGACGGATTCAGGGAAAAATATAG
- the nrdR gene encoding transcriptional regulator NrdR: MECPKCRHQQSKVIDSRPADDGASIRRRRECLKCGTRFNTYERVEKAPLLVIKRDGTREEFNRDKLLRGIIRAAEKRPISREQMDQLVTDVENAVREESDTEIASERIGEFIMPRLMEIDEVAYIRFASVYRQFQSRDMFIKELEAMNHTQKDTDSDIELDKNEAETE, from the coding sequence ATGGAATGTCCAAAATGTCGTCATCAACAATCTAAAGTTATTGACTCACGTCCTGCTGATGATGGTGCTTCCATTCGTAGACGGCGCGAGTGTTTAAAGTGCGGGACACGTTTTAATACCTACGAAAGGGTAGAGAAAGCACCTCTATTAGTTATTAAAAGAGATGGGACACGTGAAGAATTTAATCGTGATAAACTATTAAGAGGCATAATTCGTGCCGCTGAGAAACGTCCTATATCACGTGAACAAATGGATCAATTAGTTACTGATGTTGAAAATGCCGTTCGGGAAGAATCTGACACTGAAATTGCTAGCGAACGTATTGGTGAATTTATTATGCCTCGATTAATGGAAATTGATGAGGTAGCTTATATACGCTTTGCGAGTGTTTATCGGCAATTTCAATCACGTGATATGTTCATTAAAGAATTAGAAGCAATGAACCATACACAAAAAGATACGGATTCAGATATTGAGCTTGATAAAAATGAAGCTGAAACCGAATGA
- a CDS encoding DnaD domain protein, which yields MKLKPNDQFHVLFHAHLSPSEEESLYKLYQPIIGSVAVSLFQSLMRIAPNKNEWSAITMHASVLPIINIGIDQFEENRFKLEAVGLLKSYKKIQNQLDNHQILFYELIQPLTPKAFFNHPLLSTNLFHQLGEDIYYKMVETYTKDEWDKSAYQEVSKTYADVFRVYQLQPQQDVASNKETEQNISIQMPKTFNYSVFLRYLIAEGIEHTQLTSQLKESVAAIHQIYHLNEEEMVEVVKACVDIKDHSVQLSRLKVVAAKKKEQQSSSKKTNRSNGTNQSNDKAQREQQIQAAYPSLSKEDIALVILCEQIPNSIFLNKLKQSVGGFATDSEHFYVNSLHEKSSLNTDVINMLVYYLLVFKQKDSVFKGELERTANSWQKQGLDTASKVLMAIYAEDDSTQQKPDYNQTSKAKSTWKNKDHRRVETLPDWLIEQEKTQASPKQTSLNALEGEPKEASNEREQTIRNKLNQLLKQGGE from the coding sequence ATGAAGCTGAAACCGAATGATCAATTTCATGTCCTTTTTCATGCGCATTTAAGTCCTAGTGAAGAAGAAAGTCTATACAAACTATATCAACCCATTATTGGGAGTGTTGCTGTCAGCTTATTTCAAAGTTTAATGCGTATAGCCCCCAACAAAAATGAATGGTCGGCAATTACGATGCATGCTTCCGTTTTACCCATTATTAATATTGGGATTGATCAGTTTGAAGAAAATCGTTTTAAATTAGAAGCTGTCGGTTTGTTAAAATCGTATAAAAAGATACAAAATCAATTAGATAATCATCAAATATTATTTTACGAATTGATCCAACCATTAACACCTAAAGCTTTTTTTAATCATCCATTGTTAAGCACAAACCTTTTTCATCAATTAGGTGAAGATATTTATTATAAAATGGTTGAGACATATACCAAGGATGAATGGGATAAAAGTGCTTACCAAGAAGTTAGCAAAACTTACGCAGATGTTTTTCGAGTCTATCAGTTGCAACCCCAACAGGATGTTGCTTCAAATAAGGAAACGGAACAGAATATTTCAATCCAAATGCCAAAAACATTTAATTACAGTGTTTTTTTGCGGTATTTAATTGCTGAAGGCATTGAACATACGCAATTGACGTCTCAATTAAAGGAATCAGTTGCGGCTATTCATCAAATATACCATTTGAATGAAGAGGAAATGGTCGAAGTTGTAAAAGCGTGTGTCGATATTAAAGACCATTCGGTTCAGTTATCGCGTTTAAAAGTTGTGGCAGCAAAAAAAAAGGAACAACAATCGTCATCTAAAAAAACGAATCGTTCAAACGGAACGAATCAATCAAATGATAAAGCACAAAGAGAACAGCAAATACAAGCTGCTTATCCTTCACTTTCAAAAGAGGATATAGCTTTAGTTATTTTATGTGAACAAATTCCGAATTCAATCTTTTTAAATAAGCTTAAACAGTCAGTAGGTGGCTTTGCAACAGATAGTGAACATTTTTACGTGAATAGTTTGCATGAAAAATCATCTTTGAATACAGATGTTATTAATATGTTGGTTTATTATTTGTTAGTTTTTAAACAAAAGGACAGCGTATTTAAAGGTGAGTTAGAACGCACAGCCAATTCATGGCAAAAGCAAGGTTTAGACACGGCAAGTAAGGTTTTAATGGCTATTTATGCAGAGGATGATTCAACACAACAAAAGCCCGATTATAATCAAACATCAAAAGCAAAATCGACTTGGAAAAATAAGGATCATAGACGTGTTGAAACATTGCCAGATTGGCTAATTGAGCAAGAAAAAACGCAAGCTTCACCAAAACAAACATCGTTGAATGCCTTAGAAGGTGAGCCAAAAGAAGCTTCCAATGAGCGTGAGCAAACTATTCGTAATAAGTTAAATCAACTATTAAAACAAGGGGGTGAGTAA
- the dnaI gene encoding primosomal protein DnaI has product MNEIIEKMIKANPRYQESLNQTIRKTLNYEPIQAFVMANKDQISEEMISKSLSKLNEFKLESEALNRGEQGQNPGFRPQLFINEGYIDVTYVPTQDYYEQQNNRRKASLLDNRMMSRDVRNASLADFDTENSPSRQILLEAVMNFIDVYFTNPKQAQGLFIVGPFGVGKTFLLGALANYLVSRNVAVTMIHYPTFASDIKASISNNTTHEILQRVKSVDVLMIDDIGAESNSVWLRDEVLSVILEYRMKESLATFFTSNGSISNLESHLTQSRESIEPLKAKRLMERINFLAKEYTLSGENRRQFSRN; this is encoded by the coding sequence ATGAACGAGATTATTGAGAAAATGATTAAAGCAAATCCTCGCTATCAAGAAAGTTTAAATCAAACAATCAGAAAAACCTTGAACTATGAACCGATTCAAGCCTTCGTAATGGCAAATAAGGATCAAATATCGGAAGAGATGATCAGTAAAAGCTTATCGAAATTAAATGAATTTAAATTAGAATCAGAAGCTCTAAATCGGGGTGAACAAGGACAAAATCCTGGGTTTAGACCACAATTATTTATTAACGAGGGTTATATTGATGTTACTTATGTTCCAACACAGGATTATTATGAGCAACAAAACAACCGCAGAAAAGCCAGCTTACTCGATAATCGCATGATGTCACGTGACGTCCGTAATGCCAGTTTAGCGGATTTTGATACAGAAAATTCACCGAGTAGACAAATCTTGCTAGAGGCGGTGATGAACTTTATTGATGTCTATTTTACTAATCCTAAACAAGCCCAAGGATTATTTATAGTTGGTCCCTTTGGTGTCGGAAAGACATTTCTTTTAGGAGCATTAGCAAACTATTTGGTCAGTCGGAATGTCGCAGTAACGATGATTCACTATCCTACATTCGCCAGTGATATTAAAGCTTCCATTAGTAATAATACGACCCATGAAATACTCCAACGAGTAAAAAGTGTGGATGTTTTAATGATTGATGATATTGGTGCAGAATCTAATTCTGTGTGGTTGAGGGATGAAGTGCTGAGTGTGATTTTGGAATATCGTATGAAAGAGTCTCTAGCGACCTTTTTTACCTCAAATGGATCCATTAGTAATTTGGAATCCCATCTAACACAATCCAGAGAAAGTATTGAACCTTTGAAAGCTAAACGTCTCATGGAACGAATTAATTTTTTAGCGAAAGAATATACTTTAAGTGGCGAAAATCGGCGACAGTTTAGTCGTAATTAG
- the thrS gene encoding threonine--tRNA ligase — protein sequence MEKINLTFPDGSIRAFDKGTTTFQVAESISKSLAKQALAGKLNQELIDLHRAIEDDGSIEIITEKSEEALQILRHSTAHLMAHALTRLYPGIHFGVGPAIDTGFYYDTDMEHQIQEDALPIIEKEMKKIIAQNYPIERREVSREEALAIFANDPYKVELINDLPESEVITVYQQEEFVDLCRGVHVPSTGKIKVFKLLSLAGAYWRGNSDNKMMQRIYGTAFFNQADLDEFLRLREEARERDHRKLGKELGLFTISQEVGSGLPIWLPKGATIRRVIERYIVDKEIELGYNHVYTPIMAKADLYKTSGHWDHYHEDMFPPMDMGDGEMLVLRPMNCPHHMMIYKDDIHSYRELPIRIAELGMMHRYEKSGALSGLQRVREMTLNDAHIFVRPDQIKEELRRVLDLVLAVYEDFNITDYRFRLSLRDPNNTDKYFDDDEMWEKAQSMLKEGLDEMGLEYFEAEGEAAFYGPKLDVQFKTAIGLEETMSTVQLDFLLPERFDLTYVGEDGENSHRPVVIHRGVVSTMERFVAYLIEEYKGAFPTWLAPVQVMLLPVNLDAHQDKVEAIYQTLRAKGYRVEIDLRNEKLGYKIRSAQTSKIPYQIVVGDEELTNDTVNVRKYGSQESVSYALDDFVSLIQADVDAKSRQL from the coding sequence ATGGAAAAAATTAACTTAACCTTTCCTGACGGATCAATCAGGGCGTTTGATAAAGGCACAACAACCTTTCAAGTGGCTGAATCGATTAGTAAGTCTCTCGCCAAACAAGCGTTAGCAGGGAAATTGAATCAGGAATTAATTGATTTGCATCGAGCAATCGAAGACGATGGTAGTATAGAAATAATTACCGAAAAAAGTGAAGAAGCGCTACAAATCTTACGTCATTCGACCGCTCATTTAATGGCACACGCCTTAACACGCTTATATCCTGGCATTCATTTCGGGGTTGGTCCAGCGATTGATACAGGTTTCTATTATGATACGGATATGGAGCATCAAATTCAAGAAGATGCCTTGCCAATCATTGAAAAAGAAATGAAGAAAATTATTGCTCAAAATTATCCCATTGAAAGACGCGAGGTTAGTCGTGAAGAAGCTTTAGCTATTTTTGCTAATGATCCCTATAAAGTTGAATTAATTAATGATTTACCTGAATCTGAAGTCATAACCGTTTATCAACAAGAAGAGTTTGTTGACTTATGTCGTGGTGTGCATGTGCCATCTACAGGTAAAATAAAAGTGTTTAAATTGTTATCTTTAGCTGGTGCTTATTGGCGAGGTAATTCTGATAATAAAATGATGCAAAGAATTTATGGAACGGCCTTTTTTAATCAAGCTGATTTAGATGAATTTTTGCGTCTACGTGAGGAAGCCCGTGAAAGAGACCATCGTAAATTAGGTAAAGAATTAGGTTTATTCACTATTTCTCAAGAAGTTGGTTCTGGTTTACCGATTTGGTTACCAAAAGGGGCTACTATTCGACGGGTCATTGAGCGTTATATTGTTGATAAAGAAATTGAATTAGGCTATAACCATGTATATACACCGATTATGGCAAAGGCCGATTTATATAAAACATCTGGTCACTGGGATCATTATCATGAAGATATGTTTCCTCCAATGGACATGGGGGATGGGGAAATGTTAGTTTTACGCCCAATGAACTGTCCGCATCATATGATGATCTATAAAGATGATATTCATTCCTACCGTGAGTTACCTATTCGGATTGCAGAATTAGGTATGATGCACCGTTATGAAAAATCAGGTGCTTTATCTGGTTTACAACGGGTGCGTGAAATGACCTTAAATGATGCGCATATTTTTGTTCGACCTGATCAAATTAAAGAAGAATTGCGTCGGGTTTTGGATTTAGTCTTAGCGGTGTATGAAGACTTTAACATTACTGACTATCGTTTCCGCTTAAGTTTACGCGATCCAAACAACACGGATAAGTATTTTGATGATGATGAAATGTGGGAAAAAGCACAATCGATGTTAAAAGAAGGTCTCGATGAAATGGGACTTGAATATTTTGAAGCTGAAGGCGAAGCTGCCTTTTATGGTCCTAAATTAGATGTTCAATTTAAAACGGCCATTGGTTTAGAAGAAACCATGTCAACCGTTCAATTGGATTTCTTGTTGCCAGAACGCTTTGACTTAACCTATGTAGGTGAAGATGGCGAAAACAGTCATCGTCCGGTCGTCATCCACCGTGGGGTCGTTTCAACCATGGAGCGCTTCGTGGCTTATTTAATCGAAGAGTATAAAGGTGCTTTTCCAACCTGGTTAGCTCCTGTTCAAGTTATGCTATTACCTGTTAACCTTGATGCCCATCAAGATAAAGTTGAAGCCATTTATCAAACATTGCGCGCAAAAGGCTATCGTGTTGAAATAGATTTAAGAAATGAAAAGTTAGGCTACAAAATCCGTTCAGCACAAACGAGTAAAATTCCTTATCAAATTGTTGTAGGGGATGAAGAATTGACTAACGATACAGTCAATGTTCGTAAATATGGATCACAAGAATCAGTATCTTATGCTTTAGATGATTTTGTTAGCTTAATCCAAGCGGATGTTGATGCCAAAAGCCGTCAATTATAA
- a CDS encoding D-alanyl-D-alanine carboxypeptidase family protein, translating into MTTKSTFFKYLFLLLSALVFLSTPLTALAQVEEITKTPSLERDAEDIEEYPNAELPDNYPQELLDWYAANMDARSYVVVDVETNRILAEEQAFVPYPIASMSKILAVYLIYKEIEAGTISLDTMVTVPQDIEDYLSFNPELSAVGLHAGVEYSVEDLIYGIMMLSGNDATSTMMWELFGDEQTAVQKIREQLLDWGLVDFEFYTTSGVPNMYIPEEWWMPGSNENSENRLSAADVALVAQYIVEEFPQILDVSSTVEYVFMEGTDYESVFTTSNLLLPGMAYGRSGTTGLKSGLTDAAGRTFVATINENDRDLIVVSMGLFDRADGLQVSSYWEIEILLDGLLDYPDMYQNEDLPTNMRLTRAEREAELASLEEEESQASQVEESVELENRRDNPITNFMRSIFNFFQ; encoded by the coding sequence TTGACAACAAAATCAACATTCTTTAAGTATCTTTTTCTACTCTTATCCGCTTTAGTTTTTCTTTCAACTCCACTTACCGCTTTGGCGCAAGTCGAAGAAATTACTAAAACACCTAGTTTAGAACGAGATGCAGAAGATATAGAAGAGTACCCAAATGCAGAATTACCTGATAACTACCCCCAAGAATTACTCGATTGGTATGCAGCTAACATGGATGCTCGTTCTTATGTAGTTGTGGATGTAGAAACAAATAGAATTCTTGCAGAAGAACAAGCTTTTGTACCCTATCCAATTGCTTCAATGTCTAAAATATTAGCTGTCTACCTTATTTATAAAGAAATAGAAGCCGGTACAATTTCATTAGATACGATGGTTACCGTTCCGCAAGACATAGAAGATTACTTATCATTCAATCCTGAACTCTCTGCTGTTGGCTTGCATGCTGGAGTTGAATATAGTGTTGAAGATTTAATTTACGGAATCATGATGCTATCGGGTAACGATGCCACATCAACGATGATGTGGGAATTATTTGGCGATGAACAAACGGCTGTTCAGAAAATCCGTGAGCAATTACTCGATTGGGGTCTAGTCGATTTTGAATTTTACACGACTTCAGGCGTACCCAATATGTACATTCCCGAAGAATGGTGGATGCCAGGATCTAACGAAAATAGTGAAAATAGATTATCTGCCGCTGATGTGGCTTTAGTTGCCCAATATATTGTTGAGGAATTCCCCCAAATACTAGATGTCTCTTCTACGGTTGAATATGTTTTCATGGAAGGGACAGATTATGAATCGGTCTTTACAACGAGTAACTTGTTATTACCAGGGATGGCCTATGGCCGTTCAGGAACAACAGGTCTTAAATCAGGTTTAACAGATGCTGCAGGACGGACTTTTGTCGCTACAATCAATGAAAATGATCGCGATTTAATTGTTGTCTCAATGGGTTTGTTTGACCGCGCAGATGGCTTACAAGTATCATCCTATTGGGAAATTGAAATCTTGCTGGACGGCTTATTAGATTACCCCGATATGTATCAAAATGAAGATTTGCCTACAAATATGCGCTTGACTCGTGCAGAACGTGAAGCTGAATTAGCCTCTCTAGAAGAAGAAGAGTCTCAAGCTAGCCAAGTGGAAGAAAGTGTTGAATTAGAAAATCGTCGTGATAACCCAATTACTAATTTCATGCGCAGCATCTTCAATTTCTTCCAGTAA